The following proteins come from a genomic window of Bacteroidota bacterium:
- a CDS encoding HI0074 family nucleotidyltransferase substrate-binding subunit — MEKLKNIIQDTEKALTQLNRALQEKFSDIVRDAAIQRFEFTFELFWKLVKAYLNFVEGIDCYSPKNCFRELLPVTLASEDEVELLLKMCDHRNLTSHVYDEEVSKEVFSAIPSYYNIMNVILSRIKAK; from the coding sequence ATGGAAAAATTAAAGAATATTATACAAGATACTGAGAAAGCTCTGACGCAGTTAAACAGAGCATTGCAAGAAAAGTTCTCGGATATCGTCCGTGATGCAGCAATACAGAGATTCGAATTTACTTTCGAATTGTTCTGGAAGCTTGTTAAGGCATATTTAAACTTCGTAGAAGGCATAGATTGTTATTCCCCAAAGAATTGCTTTAGGGAGCTTTTACCAGTCACATTAGCTTCAGAAGACGAGGTTGAACTTTTACTAAAAATGTGCGACCATAGAAACCTAACATCGCATGTTTATGACGAAGAAGTTTCCAAGGAGGTTTTCAGCGCAATACCTTCTTACTACAATATCATGAATGTAATTTTAAGTCGTATAAAAGCAAAATAA